The sequence GAATACGGAATCAAAGAAAAATCGCCTTTCGGATTGGCAGACAAAATCAGAGAAATGGATGAGGAGCAGTATCAGGAACTGAAAGGAAAGTTTAAGAAAGAATTTGCCTCAAGATGCTGCAGAAAAGATGCAAGAAAAGAAGAATTTGCAGAAGCATAAATAGAAAGGAACTAAATTGAAATTGTCTTATTCCGGCGCGGGAAGCTTTGCTTCCCGCGCCGGAATTTTTTTGTTGTGAATGATTTTTTGCCACGAATGCACGAATTATTCGGACATTAAAATCAACATAACGTCTGTCATTCCGCAGGAATTAAGCGATTATTTAAATGCATTGCTGAGATTCCTACGGAATGACAAACACGGTGGAAATTCCCAATTTAAAAAATAAAGTTTCAGTATTTTCCGAGTGAAATCATAGATTCGACGTAGTCAAACCCCTTTTCGAACGAAAAATATTCTCAATCATATAAAAAAATATTAGCGCCTTGCGTTAAAAAAGAGATTGCTTCGCTTCGCTCGCAATGATAAAAATCGTGTGTGAAATAAAAGATCAAAGAAAATAAAATTCTTATTTTTGTATTCACTTACATGAAAGATTACTATTATTTTCTCGGTGTTTCTCGTGATGCTTCGGATGAAGACATCAAAAAATCCTACAGAAAACTTTCATTAAAATATCATCCCGATAAAAACCAAAATGATGATTTTTTTGCAGAGCGTTTTAAAGAAATTCAGGAGGCGTACGAAACTTTAAGTGAGAAAGGGAGAAGAATTACCTATGATCAGAATTTAGAAAGTCTGCAAAAAAGTTTCAGATATACCGTTCCACCTTCGATTAAGACTTTTTCGGCAAATAAAATTCATGCGAAAAAAGGAGAGGAGATTATCGTTACCTGGCAGACTCAGAATGCCGATGTAGTCAAAGTTTTGCCGTTTGGTTTGGAAAAAGCGTATGGTGAAAGAGTTTTTAAGATCACAGAATTTAAAAACGGAAAATTCCAGTTGTTGTTGCATGCGACCAATTCACTTTTGCATAAAACCGTCGTTCAGGGAATTACCGTAACAGAGGTTTTTGAATCTGACGGCGAAAAATTCAGGGATAGAGCAGAAGAACTTTTTAAATCACAGCCACGAACTGCAACAAATCCTAAAGGTCAGCCAAAAATTTTCCGCTTAATTTTTGGATTATTGATTTTAGCTCTAGCAATTTATTTTTTAATCAGCAGTCTAACTAACTAACTAACTAAGCCAATTTCTTATTTCCAGGGCATTTTTTGCAACGTTTTCCTTTTTTGAATTTTTTACAGCAAGATTTTTTGTCACCGCAGAACATTTCTTCATTCTTGAAAGAAAATACCGGAGTCAATGGCGGAACTTTAAATGGAGTGATGATATTCATACTGCAAATATATTAATTTAGAATAAATATAATTAATAAAATTTCACTTTTCTTTAAATACTGATTATCAAAGGGTTTGTAAATATTTTATTATGGATTTATAATTAATCCTTCTATTATTTCAATACGAAAACACTTCGTGAGCTTCTAAAAGTGTAACGGCTTTGTGAAACTTAAAAACAGTTTGTATTAAAAAAATCTTAGTACTCTTGGTGTTCAAATAAACGAATGCCATCAATAAATTTAAATCAAAATCATTCCGATAGAAGATTTAAATAAATTCCTCTTTACTACTTGTAATCACACATTGATAAGATTCAAAGCACTAATTATAAAGCCAATAGCAAAAAGCTAATTACTATCAGCTACTTAGGTTGCAAAATCATTTTAAAAATCGTAATTTTACGAATCTTTTTTTTCAAACAAAATCTAATATATAAAAATGAATACAGAGCAGTTTGTGAGCCGTCACATTTCCCTAAACGAAGCCGATAAGCAGGCAATGTTGGAAAAAGTTGGCGTTTCAAGTATCGAAGAATTGATTTCTCAAACCATTCCATCATCTATCCGTTTAGAAAATGATCTGAATATTTCAGAACCGCTTTCAGAATATCAGATGCTGAATCATTCGAAAGAATTGGCAGCAAAGAATACTGATTATACGAGTTATATCGGTTTTGGATACCACAATACCTTGTTGCCATCGGCGATTCAGAGAAATATCTTTGAAAACCCAAGCTGGTACACAGCGTACACGCCTTACCAGGCAGAGATTGCGCAGGGAAGATTAGAAGCTTTGCTTAATTATCAGACTGTTGTGTGTGATTTGACAGGTTTTGCGTTGGCAAATGCATCTTTGTTGGATGAATCTACAGCAGCTGCAGAAGCAATGCACATGTTCTTCAACAACAGAACGAAAGATCAGAAAAAAGCAGGAGCAAATAAGTTCTTTATCTCTGACTTGGTTTTACCTCAAACCGTTTCTGTTTTAAAAAC comes from Chryseobacterium sp. 3008163 and encodes:
- a CDS encoding DnaJ domain-containing protein — its product is MKDYYYFLGVSRDASDEDIKKSYRKLSLKYHPDKNQNDDFFAERFKEIQEAYETLSEKGRRITYDQNLESLQKSFRYTVPPSIKTFSANKIHAKKGEEIIVTWQTQNADVVKVLPFGLEKAYGERVFKITEFKNGKFQLLLHATNSLLHKTVVQGITVTEVFESDGEKFRDRAEELFKSQPRTATNPKGQPKIFRLIFGLLILALAIYFLISSLTN